One region of Azoarcus sp. CIB genomic DNA includes:
- the trmB gene encoding tRNA (guanosine(46)-N7)-methyltransferase TrmB, which produces MTATTPDHPDTDPTASAEPHHAPPGDPEARFSSRSIRSFVLRQGRMSVAQQRHMEETFPRVSIPYRLAPLDLDAAFGRHAPTIVEIGFGMGETTAKIAAALPDKDFLGIEVHGPGVGSLCKLIADNGLANLRIMQHDAVEVLRDMIPEGALAGVHVFFPDPWHKKRHHKRRIIQSDFVALIASRLAPGGYLHCATDWEEYAHWMMEILSAEPALENTADGFAPRPDYRPLTKFENRGLKLGHGVWDLVFRRRG; this is translated from the coding sequence ATGACCGCAACCACTCCCGACCACCCGGATACCGATCCGACCGCCTCCGCCGAACCTCATCACGCGCCGCCGGGCGACCCCGAGGCGCGCTTCTCCAGCCGCTCGATCCGCAGCTTCGTGCTGCGCCAGGGGCGCATGTCCGTCGCCCAGCAGCGCCACATGGAGGAGACCTTCCCCAGGGTCTCGATTCCCTACCGCCTCGCGCCGCTCGACCTCGACGCCGCCTTCGGCCGCCATGCGCCGACGATCGTCGAGATCGGCTTCGGCATGGGCGAGACCACCGCGAAGATCGCCGCGGCGCTGCCCGACAAGGATTTCCTCGGCATCGAGGTGCACGGCCCCGGCGTCGGCAGCCTGTGCAAGCTGATCGCCGACAACGGCCTCGCCAACCTGCGCATCATGCAGCACGACGCCGTCGAAGTGCTGCGCGACATGATCCCGGAAGGCGCGCTCGCCGGCGTGCATGTGTTCTTCCCCGATCCCTGGCACAAGAAGCGCCACCACAAGCGGCGCATCATCCAGTCCGACTTCGTCGCGCTGATCGCCTCGCGCCTCGCCCCGGGCGGTTACCTGCACTGCGCGACGGACTGGGAGGAGTACGCGCACTGGATGATGGAGATCCTCTCCGCCGAGCCGGCGCTGGAGAACACCGCGGACGGCTTCGCGCCGCGCCCGGACTACCGGCCGCTGACCAAGTTCGAGAACCGCGGCCTGAAACTGGGTCACGGCGTGTGGGATCTGGTGTTCCGGCGGCGTGGGTGA
- a CDS encoding thiazole synthase: MNDSLVIAGKSYGSRLLVGTGKYKDFAETREAIDASGAEIVTVAIRRTNIGQNPGEPNLLDVLPPERFTILPNTAGCYTADDAVRTLRLARELLDGHPLCKLEVLGDPKTLFPNMPETLKAAEVLVKDGFDVMVYCADDPIQAKMLEDMGCAAVMPLASLIGSGMGILNPWNLRLIIDQASVPVLVDAGVGTASDAAIAMELGCDGVLMNTAIAHAKNPVLMASAMKKAVECGREAFLAGRMPRKFYTADPSSPTSGLIGS; the protein is encoded by the coding sequence ATGAACGACTCCCTGGTCATCGCCGGCAAGTCCTACGGCTCCCGCCTCCTCGTCGGCACCGGCAAGTACAAGGATTTCGCCGAGACGCGCGAAGCGATCGACGCGAGCGGTGCGGAGATCGTCACCGTCGCGATCCGCCGCACCAACATCGGCCAGAACCCCGGCGAGCCCAACCTGCTCGACGTCCTGCCGCCCGAACGCTTCACGATCCTGCCGAACACTGCCGGCTGCTACACGGCGGACGACGCGGTGCGCACGCTGCGCCTCGCGCGCGAACTCCTCGACGGCCATCCGCTGTGCAAGCTCGAAGTGCTGGGCGATCCGAAGACGCTGTTCCCGAACATGCCCGAAACGCTCAAGGCCGCCGAGGTCCTCGTGAAGGACGGCTTCGACGTGATGGTGTACTGCGCCGACGACCCCATCCAGGCGAAGATGCTGGAGGACATGGGCTGCGCCGCGGTGATGCCGCTCGCGTCGCTGATCGGCTCCGGCATGGGCATCCTGAATCCGTGGAACCTGCGCCTCATCATCGACCAAGCCAGCGTGCCGGTGCTCGTCGATGCTGGCGTCGGCACCGCGTCGGATGCCGCGATCGCGATGGAGCTGGGCTGCGACGGCGTGCTGATGAACACCGCGATCGCACACGCGAAGAACCCCGTGCTGATGGCCAGTGCGATGAAGAAGGCGGTCGAGTGCGGCCGCGAAGCCTTCCTCGCCGGCCGCATGCCGCGCAAGTTCTATACCGCCGACCCGAGCTCGCCGACGAGCGGCCTGATCGGCTCGTAA
- the thiS gene encoding sulfur carrier protein ThiS has translation MIQLIINGQPERLDQALTVHALLEARQLAGKRLAVERNGEIVPKGRHAETLLADGDRLEIVVAVGGG, from the coding sequence ATGATCCAGCTCATTATCAACGGCCAGCCGGAACGCCTCGATCAGGCGCTGACCGTGCATGCCCTGCTCGAGGCGCGCCAACTCGCCGGCAAGCGGCTGGCGGTCGAGCGCAACGGCGAGATCGTCCCCAAGGGCCGGCATGCCGAAACCCTGCTCGCGGACGGCGACCGGCTCGAGATAGTCGTCGCAGTGGGTGGCGGCTGA
- a CDS encoding integrase arm-type DNA-binding domain-containing protein, protein MALTDMFVRQAKATGKDYTIPDFDGLSLAVSDKGTKSWHFRYTWLGRQKRMSLGTYPEISLREARERRDNARALVAKGINPQRQREKDRRIATQAEQNTFEAVYDKWLAFRAQGRLKKGRQTTLSMIPRIFKNDILPSLRKRSIYEITRADLLEIVGRIEKRGAPSIAEKVRTWFNQLFRYALVIVPGLEQNPASDLDVVAMPQPPVRHNPFLRMPELPEFLQLLRKYPGKLKTQLGLRLLLLTGVRTGELRLATPDQFHLDDGLWIIPPEVVKQLELKMQKENVRPEDIPPYIVPLSVQAIEIVRHMLDQSKPAQTYLFPGDKSLKQRISENTLNKALHRLGYEGRLTGHGIRGTISTALNELGYPEKWVDAQLSHVDPNQVRATYNHAKYVEQRRRMMQDWADRLDLFEQGQVEAASTLLTIQLDGFPVVATEAEEQPLSAARAAPTLVVSQPLQGAMALATAPVQRLSAVRVPKIEPAISNVQRERMILLDILEAPHNLSVADYAKLAGKSRRWITYEIQAGNLLSISLGNRGQRVPDWQLDPLKRRLIQTILKQMPPGVDTWHIYHALIRPNDLFQGQSPIEAVTPENLHLAVHLVCSAVSERVVQRDSRTPQLPRYA, encoded by the coding sequence ATGGCACTCACCGACATGTTCGTCCGGCAGGCGAAGGCCACCGGAAAGGACTACACGATCCCCGATTTCGACGGCCTCTCGTTGGCCGTCTCGGACAAGGGCACCAAGTCCTGGCACTTTCGTTACACCTGGCTGGGCCGACAGAAGCGGATGTCCCTGGGGACGTACCCGGAGATCAGCCTGCGCGAAGCGCGGGAGCGCCGCGACAATGCGCGGGCGCTGGTGGCCAAGGGCATCAACCCACAGCGGCAGCGAGAGAAGGATCGGCGCATCGCCACCCAGGCCGAGCAGAACACCTTTGAGGCGGTGTACGACAAGTGGCTCGCCTTCCGGGCGCAGGGGCGCCTCAAGAAAGGCCGGCAGACCACGCTGTCGATGATCCCGCGCATCTTCAAGAACGACATCCTGCCGAGCCTGCGCAAGCGTTCGATCTACGAGATCACCCGCGCCGACCTACTTGAAATCGTCGGCCGCATCGAGAAGCGCGGCGCGCCATCCATCGCCGAGAAGGTGCGCACCTGGTTCAACCAGCTCTTCCGGTATGCCCTCGTGATCGTGCCGGGCCTGGAACAGAACCCGGCCTCCGACCTGGATGTGGTCGCCATGCCCCAGCCGCCGGTACGCCACAACCCCTTCCTGCGCATGCCCGAATTGCCCGAGTTCTTGCAGTTGCTGCGCAAGTACCCCGGCAAGCTGAAAACGCAGCTTGGCCTCCGCCTGCTGTTGCTGACCGGCGTGCGGACCGGGGAACTGCGGCTGGCGACGCCAGACCAGTTCCACCTCGACGATGGCCTGTGGATCATCCCGCCGGAGGTGGTGAAACAGCTGGAATTGAAGATGCAGAAGGAGAACGTCCGGCCGGAGGACATCCCACCCTACATCGTGCCGCTGTCCGTGCAGGCGATCGAGATCGTTCGGCACATGCTCGACCAGTCCAAGCCAGCCCAGACGTACCTGTTCCCGGGGGACAAGAGCCTCAAGCAGCGCATCAGCGAGAACACCCTCAACAAGGCACTGCATCGCTTGGGATACGAGGGCCGGCTGACCGGCCACGGCATCCGCGGAACCATCTCGACCGCACTCAACGAACTGGGGTATCCCGAGAAGTGGGTGGATGCACAGCTTTCCCACGTCGATCCCAACCAGGTTCGCGCAACCTACAACCACGCCAAGTATGTGGAGCAGCGCCGACGCATGATGCAGGACTGGGCGGACCGGCTGGACCTGTTCGAGCAGGGGCAGGTCGAAGCGGCCAGTACGCTGCTGACCATTCAACTGGATGGCTTTCCCGTGGTCGCCACCGAAGCGGAGGAGCAACCGTTGTCGGCGGCCAGGGCTGCTCCCACGCTGGTGGTGTCGCAACCGCTCCAGGGGGCCATGGCGCTGGCCACGGCTCCGGTGCAGCGCCTTTCCGCAGTGCGCGTGCCCAAGATCGAGCCGGCCATCTCCAACGTCCAGCGCGAGCGGATGATCCTGCTCGACATTCTGGAGGCTCCGCACAACCTGTCGGTCGCCGACTATGCCAAGCTCGCAGGCAAGTCCCGTCGCTGGATCACTTACGAAATCCAGGCCGGCAACCTCCTGTCGATCAGCCTGGGCAACCGGGGACAGCGCGTGCCGGATTGGCAGCTCGATCCGCTCAAGCGCAGGCTGATCCAAACCATCCTCAAGCAGATGCCCCCGGGAGTCGACACTTGGCACATCTACCATGCCCTTATACGTCCGAACGATCTCTTCCAAGGGCAGTCCCCCATCGAGGCGGTGACGCCGGAGAATCTGCACCTCGCCGTCCATCTGGTATGCAGCGCCGTCAGCGAAAGGGTGGTGCAACGCGATAGTCGGACTCCACAACTGCCCCGGTACGCCTAG
- a CDS encoding LysR substrate-binding domain-containing protein: MSAPSQSSILKLAVSADALSPQLATLLALQRVEEPETLVLLQEATAGDLVRGLENGDCDMGMAVGTTSTHLALDTQPLWGDELALAVPLRSPLLAHVEVSLDALLHYPLVRRCPRACEALSQQVDAVIGPEDRSAREVNSFELMALLVAAGYGVGIAPRSRIAQARGWGVAMRPLAGGPYLIRTQLLLPSRGCVPAVERFAERAAKITETKPA, translated from the coding sequence ATGAGTGCCCCCAGCCAATCGTCGATACTCAAACTCGCCGTTTCGGCTGACGCGCTGTCGCCACAGCTGGCGACACTGCTTGCCCTGCAGCGTGTCGAGGAGCCGGAAACCCTCGTCCTGCTGCAGGAGGCCACTGCCGGCGATCTGGTCCGTGGCCTGGAAAACGGCGATTGCGACATGGGCATGGCGGTGGGGACGACGTCAACGCACCTGGCGTTGGACACTCAGCCACTTTGGGGTGACGAACTGGCTTTGGCGGTTCCGTTACGCTCGCCGCTGCTTGCCCACGTCGAGGTGTCATTGGATGCGCTGCTGCACTATCCATTGGTTCGGCGGTGCCCACGGGCATGTGAAGCGCTGAGCCAGCAGGTTGATGCTGTCATTGGGCCTGAAGACCGTTCTGCCCGGGAGGTCAATTCCTTCGAACTCATGGCTCTGCTGGTGGCGGCAGGCTACGGTGTCGGCATTGCGCCCCGATCGCGCATCGCGCAGGCACGTGGCTGGGGTGTTGCCATGCGCCCCCTGGCCGGCGGTCCCTATCTCATCCGAACCCAGTTGCTGCTGCCGTCGCGAGGGTGTGTGCCGGCTGTCGAGAGGTTTGCCGAACGGGCGGCGAAGATCACGGAGACCAAGCCGGCGTGA
- a CDS encoding helix-turn-helix transcriptional regulator, whose amino-acid sequence MQKRTVQRGRPVGSTTYEPEPALAFGLAVRAARMEQGMAQEELASLAEIERSHMGKIERGEHMPTLALILRIAGALNRSAADLIAVTEDNLRSGPKT is encoded by the coding sequence ATGCAAAAGCGTACTGTCCAGCGAGGCCGCCCTGTCGGATCGACCACCTACGAACCTGAGCCTGCGCTGGCCTTCGGCCTGGCGGTTCGTGCGGCACGGATGGAACAGGGAATGGCTCAGGAAGAGCTGGCGTCCTTGGCGGAAATCGAGCGCTCCCACATGGGAAAGATAGAACGGGGTGAGCACATGCCCACGCTGGCGCTGATCCTCAGAATCGCCGGAGCTCTGAACAGAAGTGCCGCTGATCTGATCGCTGTGACGGAGGATAACCTGCGCTCGGGGCCAAAGACGTAA
- a CDS encoding LysR family transcriptional regulator, with the protein MELRHLRCFAVLAEELHFTRAAERLHIEQSPLSRTIKELEDELGALLFDRDRRGTRLTQAGAVFLQDVLRLFSTLELARENVKAVSSGYQGILRIAVPCGCIDPRLSGFLARCREEDPEVEIRLTEATLAEQVRGLRSGSFNVGFAHTTDVGDGIVAEPIWIDPLVVAVSARHPLLVHKQVPLEELVRYPLVMADPRLFGRSNCELDRLLHTAMGKPGAVEHVASMDMMLTLVAAGYGVGFANAARIRVCHRPDVVTRPLAAQNVTHTTYLLRPDSGADTPSAIPLDRFMARLHAQIDE; encoded by the coding sequence ATGGAGTTGCGCCACCTTCGCTGCTTCGCTGTCCTGGCGGAGGAACTGCACTTCACCCGTGCTGCTGAAAGGCTGCATATCGAGCAGTCCCCCCTGTCCCGTACCATCAAGGAGCTCGAAGACGAACTTGGCGCACTGCTATTCGATCGTGACCGCCGCGGCACACGGCTGACACAGGCCGGTGCAGTTTTTCTCCAGGATGTGCTTCGGTTGTTCTCGACGCTGGAACTTGCCCGTGAAAACGTAAAAGCGGTTTCGTCAGGCTATCAGGGGATTCTTCGCATCGCCGTCCCCTGCGGCTGCATCGATCCGCGGCTATCTGGCTTTCTCGCACGCTGTCGCGAGGAAGATCCGGAAGTCGAGATACGTTTGACAGAAGCGACGCTGGCCGAGCAGGTGCGCGGACTGCGTTCGGGCAGCTTCAATGTGGGGTTTGCACATACCACCGACGTCGGGGATGGAATCGTTGCCGAACCGATCTGGATTGATCCGCTGGTCGTGGCCGTATCGGCACGGCATCCGCTGCTCGTTCACAAGCAGGTGCCCTTGGAGGAGTTGGTGCGTTATCCGCTCGTAATGGCTGATCCCCGGTTGTTCGGGCGGAGCAATTGCGAGCTGGATCGATTGCTGCACACCGCGATGGGCAAACCCGGCGCCGTCGAGCACGTCGCCTCGATGGACATGATGCTGACGCTGGTCGCAGCTGGTTATGGCGTTGGGTTCGCGAACGCTGCACGAATTAGAGTTTGTCATCGCCCCGACGTGGTGACTCGTCCTCTCGCGGCCCAAAATGTCACCCACACCACGTACCTGTTACGACCGGACAGTGGCGCTGACACCCCTTCCGCCATACCTCTGGACCGCTTTATGGCGCGTCTACACGCTCAAATCGACGAGTAA
- a CDS encoding IS630 family transposase produces the protein MRIRAVQRVEAGESPEVVVKALGFSRPRIYEWLALYREGGLDALRAKPVPGAKPKLDGKALDWLYCTITLSNPQQFKFEFALWTRAMVRELIRTQFKVAMSEVSVGRLLRKLGLSPQRPPMRAYQRDPALVTDWIKNEFPRIRAEAKAVGAEIFFGDEAAVRSDYHTGTTWAPVGVTPVVKTTGARFKLNLISAISPKGQLRFMCTEGNVTADVFIEFLKRLMQGTTRPIFLVVDGHPVHRSAKVRKFVEGFDGKLRLFRLPAYSPDLNPDEHVWAHLKSHKLGRSIIKGPEQMKKLALRFMHSLQKTPDIVRAFFRHPSTRYAAE, from the coding sequence ATGCGGATTCGGGCGGTGCAACGAGTTGAAGCGGGCGAGTCGCCCGAAGTCGTGGTCAAGGCGCTCGGCTTTTCGCGCCCGCGCATCTACGAGTGGCTGGCGCTGTACCGTGAAGGCGGGCTCGACGCGCTGCGTGCCAAACCTGTGCCGGGTGCCAAGCCCAAGCTCGACGGCAAGGCGCTCGATTGGCTGTACTGCACGATCACACTGTCGAACCCGCAGCAGTTCAAGTTCGAGTTTGCGCTGTGGACGCGGGCGATGGTTCGAGAACTGATCCGCACCCAGTTCAAAGTGGCAATGTCGGAGGTGAGCGTTGGGCGTCTGCTTCGCAAGTTGGGGCTGTCGCCGCAACGGCCGCCGATGCGCGCCTACCAGCGCGACCCGGCTCTGGTGACCGACTGGATCAAGAATGAGTTTCCGCGCATTCGCGCCGAAGCCAAAGCGGTCGGGGCGGAGATCTTCTTCGGCGACGAGGCCGCGGTGCGCTCGGACTACCATACCGGCACGACCTGGGCGCCGGTGGGGGTGACGCCGGTGGTGAAGACGACCGGCGCCCGCTTCAAGCTCAATCTGATCTCGGCCATCAGCCCAAAGGGGCAGTTGCGGTTCATGTGTACTGAGGGGAACGTCACCGCGGACGTCTTCATCGAGTTTCTGAAGCGACTGATGCAGGGCACAACGCGGCCAATCTTCTTGGTGGTCGATGGTCATCCGGTGCATCGCAGCGCCAAGGTCCGAAAGTTCGTCGAGGGGTTCGATGGCAAATTGCGGCTGTTCCGGCTGCCGGCCTACTCGCCCGATCTGAATCCCGACGAGCACGTCTGGGCACATCTGAAAAGCCACAAACTGGGCCGCAGCATCATCAAGGGGCCCGAGCAGATGAAGAAGCTCGCGCTGCGCTTCATGCACTCGCTGCAGAAAACCCCGGACATTGTGCGTGCGTTCTTCAGGCATCCGAGTACCCGCTATGCGGCCGAATAG
- a CDS encoding IS1182 family transposase: MSRFRPIDRQTDYLLPPSVQDWLPESHLARYVVDVVDGLDLSELERAYAGRGSDAYHPALLLSLLIYGYATGTHSSRKIERATYDSLAFRFIACDQHPDHDTLASFRRRFGEQFADIFVQVLQVARENRLSRFGTVSLDGSKIHAHASRHSALSYGHAEKIEAQLKAEVQEMLKLAEAADQSSVPEGVDLPAEIARREARLAAIAAAKAKIEARAAERFAHEQAEYEAKMAKRQAKQAATGKKPGGKPPKPPQAGPGAEDQINLTDEDSRIMKVAGGGFEQCYNAQAVVDTESMLVMVPHVTQAGNDKEQVEPMLTRIGALPEGLNRPEQLLADTGFFSERNVQCCQDAGVEPLIAVGRDEHHPDWRSRFDEPAPLERSASHVEQMKHALKTRAGRAAYALRKQTVEPVFGIIKSVMGFRQFLLRGLDNVCNEWTLVCLAWNFKRMAVLRPQ, translated from the coding sequence GTGAGCCGCTTCCGCCCGATCGACCGCCAAACGGACTACCTGCTGCCGCCGTCGGTGCAGGACTGGCTACCCGAATCGCACCTGGCGCGCTACGTGGTCGATGTGGTCGACGGGCTGGACCTGTCGGAACTGGAGCGAGCCTACGCCGGCCGTGGAAGCGACGCCTACCATCCGGCGCTGCTGCTGTCGCTGCTGATCTACGGCTACGCGACGGGGACGCACTCGAGCCGCAAGATCGAGCGGGCCACCTACGATTCGCTGGCCTTCCGCTTCATCGCCTGCGACCAGCACCCGGACCATGACACCTTGGCGAGCTTCCGGCGCCGCTTCGGCGAGCAGTTCGCCGATATCTTCGTGCAGGTACTGCAAGTGGCGCGTGAGAATCGGCTCTCGCGCTTTGGCACGGTGAGTCTGGACGGCTCCAAGATCCACGCCCACGCCAGTCGGCACAGCGCGCTCTCCTACGGACACGCCGAAAAGATCGAAGCCCAGCTCAAGGCCGAAGTGCAGGAAATGCTCAAGCTGGCCGAAGCGGCCGATCAAAGCAGCGTGCCCGAAGGCGTGGATCTGCCGGCGGAAATTGCGCGTCGCGAAGCGCGGCTGGCCGCCATCGCCGCCGCCAAGGCCAAGATCGAGGCGCGCGCCGCCGAACGCTTCGCGCACGAGCAGGCCGAGTACGAGGCCAAGATGGCCAAACGCCAAGCCAAGCAGGCGGCCACGGGCAAGAAGCCCGGTGGCAAGCCCCCCAAGCCGCCCCAGGCGGGTCCGGGCGCCGAGGACCAGATCAATCTCACCGACGAGGACTCGCGCATCATGAAAGTGGCCGGCGGCGGCTTCGAGCAGTGCTACAACGCCCAGGCGGTGGTCGATACCGAATCGATGCTGGTGATGGTCCCCCACGTCACCCAGGCGGGCAACGACAAGGAGCAGGTCGAACCGATGCTGACGCGCATCGGCGCCTTGCCCGAAGGGCTCAATCGGCCCGAACAACTGCTGGCCGACACCGGTTTCTTCAGCGAACGCAACGTCCAGTGCTGCCAGGACGCCGGGGTCGAACCGCTGATCGCCGTGGGGCGTGATGAGCACCATCCCGATTGGCGCAGCCGCTTCGACGAACCCGCGCCGCTCGAGCGCTCAGCCAGCCACGTCGAACAGATGAAGCACGCCCTCAAGACCCGCGCGGGCCGCGCGGCCTACGCGCTCAGGAAACAGACGGTAGAGCCGGTGTTCGGCATCATCAAGTCAGTGATGGGCTTCCGCCAGTTTCTGCTGCGGGGCTTGGACAACGTGTGCAACGAATGGACCCTGGTGTGCCTGGCGTGGAACTTCAAGCGCATGGCCGTATTGCGTCCGCAGTGA
- a CDS encoding transposase — protein MVPTKYLVGTTLATNGNARVTRKGSPNYPVDFKRQLAALACEPGISVAKLALEHGLNANLLFKWRRHYRAGLFGSPQPEHVAAAPRGGIMAPKLLPVVTLSSTARQDAEGVKQSPALEIVVGGAVVRVIGEVSRKVLRTVLDCLAERA, from the coding sequence GTGGTCCCCACCAAATATCTGGTGGGGACCACTTTGGCCACGAATGGCAACGCCCGGGTAACCCGCAAGGGGAGCCCAAACTACCCGGTCGATTTCAAACGCCAGCTGGCGGCCCTCGCATGCGAGCCGGGGATTTCGGTGGCGAAGCTCGCACTCGAGCATGGCCTCAACGCCAATCTGCTGTTCAAGTGGCGCCGCCACTATCGTGCCGGCCTGTTCGGCAGCCCACAGCCGGAACATGTAGCGGCTGCGCCGCGGGGCGGAATCATGGCGCCGAAGCTGCTGCCGGTAGTGACCTTGTCGTCGACGGCCAGGCAAGACGCGGAGGGCGTGAAGCAGTCGCCTGCGCTCGAGATCGTCGTGGGCGGCGCCGTCGTGCGGGTGATCGGCGAGGTCAGTCGCAAAGTGCTGCGCACGGTCCTTGACTGCTTGGCCGAGCGGGCATGA
- the tnpB gene encoding IS66 family insertion sequence element accessory protein TnpB (TnpB, as the term is used for proteins encoded by IS66 family insertion elements, is considered an accessory protein, since TnpC, encoded by a neighboring gene, is a DDE family transposase.), whose translation MIGLPAGTRIWLVAGVTDMRRGMDGLAALVQGALAENPFSGHVFIFRGRRGDLMKLLWWSGDGLCLFAKRLERGRFIWPQATEGAVHLTAAQLSMLLEGIDWRRPERTWQPDCAA comes from the coding sequence ATGATCGGTCTACCCGCCGGCACGCGTATCTGGTTGGTAGCCGGGGTGACCGACATGCGACGCGGCATGGATGGCTTGGCGGCGCTCGTGCAAGGGGCGCTCGCCGAGAATCCGTTCTCCGGTCACGTCTTCATCTTCCGCGGTCGACGGGGCGATCTCATGAAGCTGCTGTGGTGGAGCGGCGATGGGCTGTGCCTGTTCGCCAAACGCCTGGAGCGCGGCCGCTTCATCTGGCCGCAGGCGACCGAGGGGGCGGTGCATCTCACCGCGGCGCAGTTGTCGATGCTGCTCGAAGGCATCGACTGGCGACGGCCCGAGCGGACCTGGCAGCCCGACTGCGCGGCCTGA
- a CDS encoding IS66 family transposase: MDATTPLPDDQAVLKALVTAQQAEIARLNLIIAKLRRMQFGRRSEQLDATLTQLELALEGIETVRREAAADVSPDTASGVAPSPKRPARKPLPDHLPRETVEHAPIEVCCPDCGSTFVKLGEDVSEMLEYVPAHFKVIRHVRPKLACSHCERIVQAAAPSRPISRGLSGPALLAHVLVGKFCDHLPLYRQSAIYARSGIELDRSTLADWVGQSAQLLDPLVEALRRYVLAADKVHADDTPLPVLAPGEGRTKTARLWTYVRDDRPAGSDDPPAVWFAYSPNRKGEHPQRHLRTFNGILQADAYAGFDPLYATGRVQEAACWAHVRRKFFDVHRAQASPIAAQALAQIGQLYAIEAAIRGEPPPIRREVRHSRARPQLEALHAWLETQSRRVSRKSGIAEAIQYALNHWGALIRYVEDGRIEIDNNAAERALRAVALGRKNFLFGGSDAGGERAAALYSLIGSAKLNGLDPEAYLRDVLGRISEHPINRIDDLLPWNLGRDQSEPLRQAA; encoded by the coding sequence ATGGATGCGACGACGCCTCTTCCCGACGACCAGGCCGTGCTCAAGGCCCTCGTGACGGCGCAGCAGGCCGAGATCGCCCGCCTGAACCTCATCATCGCCAAGCTGCGGCGGATGCAGTTCGGCCGCCGCTCCGAACAACTCGACGCGACGCTCACCCAACTCGAACTCGCGCTCGAAGGCATCGAGACGGTTCGACGCGAAGCGGCCGCAGACGTCTCGCCAGACACGGCGTCCGGCGTAGCCCCGTCACCGAAACGCCCCGCCCGCAAACCCTTGCCTGATCATCTGCCGCGCGAGACGGTCGAGCATGCACCGATCGAAGTCTGCTGCCCCGACTGCGGCAGCACGTTCGTGAAGCTCGGCGAGGACGTCTCGGAGATGCTCGAGTACGTGCCGGCCCACTTCAAGGTCATCCGGCACGTGCGCCCGAAGCTCGCCTGCTCACACTGTGAGCGCATCGTGCAGGCCGCAGCGCCCTCGCGACCCATCTCCCGCGGATTGTCCGGGCCGGCCTTGCTCGCGCATGTGCTGGTGGGCAAGTTCTGCGACCACCTCCCGCTGTACCGGCAAAGCGCCATCTACGCGCGCTCGGGCATCGAACTGGACCGCTCGACGCTCGCGGACTGGGTCGGGCAATCGGCACAGTTGCTCGATCCCCTGGTCGAGGCGCTGCGCCGCTACGTGCTCGCTGCCGACAAGGTCCATGCCGACGACACCCCGCTGCCGGTGCTCGCGCCCGGCGAAGGCAGAACCAAGACCGCGCGGTTGTGGACCTATGTGCGCGACGACCGCCCGGCCGGCAGCGACGATCCACCGGCGGTGTGGTTCGCATACTCGCCCAACCGCAAGGGCGAGCATCCGCAGCGTCATCTGCGCACCTTCAACGGCATCCTGCAAGCGGACGCGTACGCCGGCTTCGACCCCTTGTATGCCACCGGTCGCGTGCAAGAGGCCGCCTGCTGGGCGCACGTGCGACGCAAGTTCTTCGACGTGCATCGGGCACAGGCTTCCCCCATCGCCGCCCAGGCACTCGCGCAGATCGGCCAGCTGTACGCCATCGAAGCGGCTATCCGCGGCGAGCCGCCCCCAATTCGGCGGGAGGTGCGGCACAGCCGGGCGCGCCCGCAACTGGAGGCTTTGCACGCCTGGCTGGAAACCCAGAGCCGGCGCGTGTCGCGCAAGTCCGGCATCGCAGAGGCGATCCAGTACGCCCTGAATCATTGGGGGGCGTTGATCCGCTACGTCGAGGACGGACGCATCGAGATCGACAACAATGCCGCCGAACGCGCCCTGCGCGCGGTGGCATTAGGACGGAAGAATTTCCTCTTCGGCGGCTCGGATGCCGGGGGCGAGCGCGCGGCGGCCCTCTACAGCCTGATCGGTTCGGCCAAGCTCAACGGCCTCGATCCGGAAGCGTATCTGCGCGACGTGCTCGGACGCATCAGTGAGCATCCGATCAACCGGATCGACGACTTGTTGCCCTGGAATCTGGGCCGCGATCAATCCGAACCCTTGCGCCAGGCGGCCTGA